The Ascochyta rabiei chromosome 5, complete sequence genome has a segment encoding these proteins:
- a CDS encoding Glucosaminyl phosphatidylinositol (GlcN-PI) nositol acylation protein — protein MAPKTYKEMKEAWVTGHTGGSVADVNSVSLAMPLSILLWSVIQQRLRLFTPYTPAACFVDFLLNCAATLCATTIYSSSPWTLNVLLLLPAVALLILEKSAAVKRDVPRPPKKNKPAETKLDALPVKPFITHYRGAMMVMTCVAILAVDFTVFPRRFAKVENWGTSLMDMGVGSFVFTAGVVSARSALKESSGKRPPLSKRLVTSFRHAIPLLVLGIIRFISVKGLDYAEHVTEYGVHWNFFFTLGFLPPFAALLQTAFDLVPSYAVLSCVLAGLYELALDNTPLGAFILIAPRTDLLSKNREGIFSFVGYLAIFLAGQSMGSSALPRQQPLPKGASKMTMLRQTTLGRLAISSAIWTALFYFSTSYYGLGLSVSRRLANLPYFLWVSSFNSYQITIVCAIEAVLFPNLYKASSKEEEVQRTRDATSTVLNAFNHNGLAVFLVANLLTGLVNLTMPTLQMGVLQSMAVLVAYIAVVAALAVTLDRYNISIKL, from the exons ATGGCGCCAAAGACGTACAAAGAGATGAAGGAGGCGTGGGTGACGGGCCACACCGGAGGGTCTGTCGCCGATGTGAACAGCGTTTCCCTTGCAATGCCT CTCAGCATTCTTCTATGGTCTGTTATACAGCAAAGACTGCGATTGTTCACACCGTATACGCCTGCCGCTTGCTTCGTCGATTTTCTGCTCAACTGCGCCGCTACGCTTTGTGCCACGACCATCTACTCCTCGTCACCGTGGACCTTAAACGTCCTACTGCTACTGCCCGCGGTTGCTCTACTTATCTTAGAGAAGTCAGCTGCAGTGAAGCGAGACGTACCTCGACCACCGAAGAAGAACAAGCCTGCAGAGACAAAACTCGATGCTCTCCCCGTGAAGCCGTTCATCACACACTATCGGGGTGCCATGATGGTCATGACATGTGTCGCAATACTGGCCGTGGACTTTACTGTCTTTCCGCGGCGCTTCGCCAAGGTTGAGAACTGGGGCACATCGCTGATGGACATGGGCGTGGGCTCATTCGTATTCACAGCTGGCGTGGTTTCTGCTCGATCGGCGTTGAAAGAGAGTTCCGGCAAGAGACCGCCACTTTCAAAACGCTTGGTTACATCGTTCAGGCATGCTATTCCGCTCCTGGTTCTCGGTATAATCCGCTTTATCTCAGTGAAGGGCTTGGACTACGCTGAGCATGTCACGGAATACGGAGTACACTGGAACTTCTTCTTCACGCTCGGATTCCTGCCCCCGTTCGCTGCCCTTTTACAGACCGCTTTTGATCTGGTGCCTTCTTATGCTGTACTGTCCTGCGTTCTTGCAGGTCTTTACGAGCTGGCTCTCGATAACACACCACTTGGAGCCTTCATCCTTATTGCGCCACGAACGGATCTGCTGTCAAAGAATCGTGAAGGTATATTCTCGTTCGTTGGCTATCTTGCCATCTTTCTTGCTGGTCAGTCTATGGGCTCATCTGCGCTGCCGAGGCAACAACCGCTCCCTAAGGGTGCCTCAAAGATGACCATGTTGCGCCAAACGACACTGGGGCGTCTGGCCATATCCTCTGCTATATGGACAGCTCTGTTCTACTTTTCCACTAGCTATTATGGCCTAGGTCTCTCCGTGTCTCGGCGTCTTGCGAATCTTCCCTACTTCTTGTGGGTGTCCTCGTTCAACAGCTACCAGATCACCATTGTATGTGCTATTGAAGCCGTCCTCTTTCCAAACCTTTACAAGGCTTCCAGCAAGGAGGAGGAAGTCCAAAGGACCAGAGATGCTACCAGCACTGTGCTAAATGCCTTCAACCACAATGGCCTCGCGGTCTTCCTTGTGGCAAACCTACTCACTGGTCTTGTCAATCTGACGATGCCCACTCTTCAAATGGGTGTTCTGCAGTCAATGGCAGTTCTCGTTGCCTACATAGCGGTTGTCGCTGCTCTTGCAGTCACTCTAGACCGTTACAATATCTCGATCAAGCTGTGA